Within Acidimicrobiales bacterium, the genomic segment TTCTGAATGAGAGACGGGGTGACATCTTCAGAGGCACCACTGAGACGACCAGAAGAGGTGCTGCCTCACAGGCCTCCGTTCCTGTTTCTCGACACGGTCGTGCAGTTGGATCCGGGTGTGAGCGCGGTGGCCCTGTGGACTCCACCCCGAGACGCTTTTTTCTTCCGCGGACACTTCCCCGGACGACCGACTCTTCCGGGCGTGATCATGCTCGAATCGCTCGCCCAACTGGGTGCTTACACGGTGCTCGCAGACGAGAGGTGGTCGGGGAGGCTCCCACTCTTCGGCGGGGTCGAGCGCGCCAGGTTCCGCAGACAGGTGGGCCCCGGCGAGACGCTCGAGCTGAGGTCGGAGGTGCTGCACGTCGGCCGGCTGGGGGGGAGAGGATCGGGTCAGATCCTCCGTTCTGGGGAGAAGGTCTGCGAGGCCACTGTGATGTTCGTGTGGGCCTGAGAGCTTGGTCCCGGCTTTTGCCCCAGATGACCTGCCTAGGAGGGCGGCGGTCCGAATACCAGACAGGCGTTGTGCCCACCGAAAGCGAAAGAGTTCGAGATCGCGACGCCCGGCTCCCATTGACGACCCTCCGCTTCCGTCACTAGATCGAGTTTGGGTAGCTCGGGGTCGTACTCTGTGACTCCCTTGGTCGGTGGGATTCGCCGGTTCACGATCGACAACACGACGGCCGTCGCCTCGAGCGCTCCTGCGGCTCCGAGCGCGTGGCCGTGTACACCCTTTGTGGAAGTGACGGGCGGAGTCTCGTCACCGAAGACCGAGACGATCGCGGAGGCCTCTGCCGCGTCGTTCAAGGGCGTTCCGGTCCCGTGGGCGTTTATCTGGGCCACGTCGGCGGGAGCGATTCCGGCGTGCTCCAAGGCGAGCTTCATGCAAGTAGCGGCCCCTTCTCCCCCCGGAGACGGCGCGGTGATGTGGTGGGCGTCTGCGGTGGAAGCCCAACCGAGGATCTCGGCCATGGGGCGGGCGCCACGCTCCAAAGCATGCGATAGCTCTTCGAGCACGACGACCGCTGCTCCCTCGGCCATCACGAAGCCGTCGCGTCCCACAGAGAACGGGTGTGTGAGACCGTCGCTGGAGAGAGCGGTCATGTTCGTGAATCCCTGAATCGATACGGGCGTCAGGGCGGCTTCGGTAGAACCGGCCAAGACCACGTCGCAACGCCCCTCGGAGACCATGGCCGCACCAGCGGCGATCGAGTCGGTTCCCGTAGCGCACGCGGTGGTCACCGTGTGACACGGACCACGGCAACAGAATCGCATCGACACTGCGGCGGCTGCC encodes:
- the fabZ2 gene encoding 3-hydroxyacyl-[acyl-carrier-protein] dehydratase FabZ translates to MRDGVTSSEAPLRRPEEVLPHRPPFLFLDTVVQLDPGVSAVALWTPPRDAFFFRGHFPGRPTLPGVIMLESLAQLGAYTVLADERWSGRLPLFGGVERARFRRQVGPGETLELRSEVLHVGRLGGRGSGQILRSGEKVCEATVMFVWA
- a CDS encoding 3-oxoacyl-[acyl-carrier-protein] synthase 2, with translation MISAREPRRVVVTGVGVVGPCGIGSEAFWKGLFGDQRTGPLHVEDFDPAQWFENPKEARRADRFTQFAMAAAEMAVEAAGGLSADSFRRGVHIGTGCGGIETLETQIRTFFEKGPKRVSPFLVPMMMPNSAAAAVSMRFCCRGPCHTVTTACATGTDSIAAGAAMVSEGRCDVVLAGSTEAALTPVSIQGFTNMTALSSDGLTHPFSVGRDGFVMAEGAAVVVLEELSHALERGARPMAEILGWASTADAHHITAPSPGGEGAATCMKLALEHAGIAPADVAQINAHGTGTPLNDAAEASAIVSVFGDETPPVTSTKGVHGHALGAAGALEATAVVLSIVNRRIPPTKGVTEYDPELPKLDLVTEAEGRQWEPGVAISNSFAFGGHNACLVFGPPPS